The following are encoded together in the Bradyrhizobium algeriense genome:
- a CDS encoding 3-deoxy-manno-octulosonate cytidylyltransferase — MTDTRILVLIPARMAATRLPGKPLLDIGGLPMIVHVLRRAEEAQIGRVAVATDTPEIAAAVKAAGGEVVMTRADHPSGSDRIHEAMRTIDPDGRAEIVVNLQGDFPTIAPETIRAALPPLDDPTVDIATLASQIHTEEEDQAPSVVKAVGSPIGPNRLRALYFTRATAPHGDGPRYHHIGLYAYRRAALERFVALPPSPLEQQEKLEQLRALEAGMRIDITIVDSVPRGVDTPADLETARRMLAKT, encoded by the coding sequence ATGACCGATACCCGCATCCTGGTGCTGATTCCCGCCCGCATGGCGGCAACCCGCCTGCCTGGCAAGCCGCTGCTCGACATCGGCGGCCTGCCGATGATCGTCCACGTGCTGCGGCGGGCCGAGGAGGCCCAAATCGGCCGGGTGGCGGTCGCCACCGACACGCCCGAGATCGCGGCCGCCGTGAAAGCCGCCGGCGGCGAGGTGGTGATGACCCGTGCCGATCATCCCTCCGGCTCCGACCGGATCCACGAGGCCATGCGGACGATCGATCCTGATGGGCGGGCTGAGATTGTGGTCAACCTGCAGGGCGACTTTCCCACGATCGCGCCGGAAACCATCCGGGCCGCGTTGCCACCGCTCGACGACCCCACCGTCGACATCGCGACGCTGGCCTCGCAGATCCATACCGAAGAAGAGGACCAGGCCCCCAGCGTGGTGAAGGCGGTCGGCTCGCCGATCGGCCCAAACCGGCTTCGTGCGCTCTATTTCACCCGCGCCACGGCGCCCCATGGCGACGGCCCGCGCTACCACCATATCGGCCTCTACGCCTACCGCCGCGCCGCGCTGGAACGGTTCGTAGCGCTGCCGCCGTCTCCGCTGGAACAGCAGGAGAAGCTCGAGCAGCTCCGCGCGCTGGAGGCCGGGATGCGGATCGACATCACCATCGTCGACAGCGTCCCCCGCGGGGTCGACACCCCGGCCGACCTCGAAACCGCCCGGCGCATGCTGGCAAAAACCTGA
- a CDS encoding cytochrome c family protein produces the protein MDSFELNKILGAILGTCLVILVTSFAAHAIFAPVKPEKPGFEIAVKEDASHAAKEAAAPSEPIEKLLQTASVEKGTAAAKKCAACHTFEKGGPNRVGPNLYNVLNEPKGAGRGGFNFSAAMKGKGGTWTYDDLNKFLANPKAFVPGTAMGFAGIPKDSERADVIAYLRSLSESPAPLPTAAK, from the coding sequence ATGGACTCCTTCGAACTCAACAAAATTCTCGGTGCCATCCTCGGTACCTGCCTCGTTATCCTGGTGACGAGCTTTGCCGCTCATGCGATTTTCGCGCCCGTGAAACCAGAAAAGCCGGGCTTCGAGATCGCCGTGAAGGAAGACGCCTCTCACGCTGCCAAGGAAGCCGCAGCTCCCTCCGAGCCGATCGAGAAGCTTTTGCAGACCGCCTCCGTCGAGAAGGGCACCGCCGCCGCGAAGAAGTGCGCCGCCTGCCACACCTTCGAGAAGGGTGGCCCGAACCGCGTCGGCCCGAACCTCTATAATGTCCTGAACGAGCCGAAGGGCGCGGGACGTGGCGGGTTCAATTTCTCGGCCGCCATGAAGGGCAAGGGCGGCACCTGGACCTATGACGATCTCAACAAGTTCCTTGCCAATCCCAAGGCCTTTGTTCCGGGCACCGCGATGGGCTTTGCCGGCATTCCGAAGGACAGCGAGCGCGCCGACGTGATCGCCTATCTGCGCAGCCTTTCGGAAAGCCCGGCCCCGCTGCCGACCGCGGCAAAGTAA
- a CDS encoding extracellular solute-binding protein, with the protein MAITRRHLLQGGAVAAMTPALGLAPGISAITPAYAQSASGELTWQHALSLFGEVKYPAGFKRFDYVNPEAPKGGTVRQIQIGTFDNFNLVVAGVKGSLAGGVQLIYESLMTQSLDEVSTEYGELAEAVSHPEDFSWVTYRLRQEAKWHDGKPVTPDDVIFSLDAFKKNHPQYSAYYRHVMKAEKVGDREIKFSFDAPGNRELPQIVGQLTILPKHWWEGADSEGRKRDISATTLEKPLGSGPYRIKEFVPGRTLTLERVKDHWGRDSSTNVGRNNFDELRLEYFRDSTVALEAFKGDQVDWRTENSAKNWATAYDFPAVNDKRVLLEEFPNRSSGIMQAFALNIRREQFRDPRVRRALNFAFDFEETNKQMFFGQYKRISSYFDGTELASSGVPEGRELEILEAVRAEVPPEVFTKPYTNPTGGNPEAVRENLREALRLLKEAGYEVRERKLVDSKTGAQFALELLGADPTFERVMLFFKPSLERLGIAVSVRTIDPTQYENRLRNWDFDVVVSSWAESLSPGNEQREYWGSQAADMAGSRNVIGIKNPAIDKLIERLIYAKGRDDLVAATRALDRVLLWNHYVVPQWNYPKVRTARWDRFGRPSELPKYGLSGFPSLWWWDADKAAKIGKRS; encoded by the coding sequence TTGGCCATTACCCGACGACATCTTCTCCAGGGCGGCGCGGTTGCCGCCATGACCCCCGCGCTGGGGCTTGCTCCCGGAATCTCGGCGATTACGCCAGCCTACGCCCAATCGGCGTCCGGCGAACTCACGTGGCAGCATGCGCTGTCGCTGTTCGGCGAAGTCAAGTACCCGGCCGGCTTCAAGCGCTTCGACTACGTCAATCCGGAGGCCCCTAAGGGCGGCACCGTACGTCAGATCCAGATCGGGACGTTTGATAACTTCAACCTTGTGGTTGCCGGCGTCAAAGGATCGCTCGCAGGCGGCGTTCAGTTGATCTACGAATCTCTGATGACGCAGTCGCTGGATGAGGTTTCGACCGAGTACGGCGAATTGGCCGAAGCCGTCAGCCATCCCGAGGATTTCTCCTGGGTCACGTACCGTCTCAGGCAAGAGGCGAAATGGCACGACGGAAAGCCTGTCACGCCTGACGATGTGATCTTCTCACTTGACGCGTTCAAGAAAAATCATCCGCAGTATTCGGCTTACTATCGCCATGTGATGAAAGCTGAAAAAGTCGGTGATCGCGAGATAAAGTTCAGCTTCGATGCGCCTGGCAATCGCGAGCTCCCGCAGATCGTTGGACAGCTCACGATCTTGCCGAAGCATTGGTGGGAGGGCGCTGACAGCGAGGGCCGCAAGCGCGACATCTCCGCGACGACGCTGGAGAAGCCGCTGGGTTCGGGCCCCTATCGCATCAAGGAGTTTGTTCCAGGAAGGACGCTGACGCTGGAGCGTGTGAAGGACCATTGGGGGCGCGATTCCAGCACGAATGTCGGACGTAACAATTTCGACGAGCTGCGCCTGGAATATTTCCGGGACTCGACGGTCGCACTCGAGGCGTTCAAGGGCGACCAGGTCGATTGGCGCACCGAAAACAGCGCCAAGAACTGGGCGACGGCCTACGACTTCCCGGCCGTCAATGACAAGCGCGTGCTGCTCGAGGAGTTTCCAAACCGCAGTTCCGGAATCATGCAGGCATTCGCGCTGAATATCCGGCGTGAGCAGTTTAGGGATCCGCGCGTGCGCCGCGCGCTGAATTTTGCGTTCGATTTCGAGGAAACGAACAAGCAGATGTTCTTCGGTCAGTACAAGCGCATCAGCAGCTACTTCGATGGCACTGAACTGGCTTCAAGCGGCGTGCCGGAAGGCAGGGAGTTGGAAATACTCGAAGCCGTCCGCGCCGAAGTGCCGCCCGAGGTATTCACGAAGCCCTATACCAATCCGACCGGCGGCAATCCCGAAGCGGTTCGTGAAAATCTACGTGAGGCGCTGCGCTTGCTGAAGGAAGCTGGGTACGAGGTGCGCGAGCGCAAGCTTGTCGATAGCAAGACGGGAGCACAATTTGCGCTCGAATTGCTCGGTGCAGACCCGACCTTCGAACGGGTGATGCTGTTCTTCAAGCCGTCGCTGGAGAGGCTTGGCATCGCCGTCAGCGTGCGCACAATCGATCCGACACAGTATGAGAACCGGCTTCGCAACTGGGATTTCGACGTGGTCGTCTCGTCGTGGGCGGAATCGTTGTCACCCGGAAATGAACAGCGCGAATATTGGGGTTCGCAGGCGGCGGACATGGCGGGTTCGCGCAATGTCATCGGCATCAAGAATCCGGCCATCGACAAATTGATCGAGCGGCTGATCTATGCCAAGGGTCGGGATGACCTTGTTGCCGCGACCAGGGCACTCGACCGCGTGCTGCTGTGGAATCACTATGTCGTGCCGCAGTGGAATTATCCCAAGGTCCGGACCGCACGCTGGGATCGCTTCGGCAGGCCGTCCGAATTGCCCAAATACGGCCTGTCGGGCTTCCCGTCGCTGTGGTGGTGGGACGCCGACAAGGCAGCCAAGATCGGAAAGCGCAGTTGA
- a CDS encoding extracellular solute-binding protein, whose translation MALLNRRHVLGLGVGALSAVGLRPAATASEVGTETHGMSVFGDLKYPADFKHFDYVNPQAPKGGLFSTIPSTRAYNQSFQTFNSFNAFILKGEGAKGMELTFDSLMARANDEPDAMYGLAAKSVWISPDKLTYRFTMRPEARFHDGSKMTAHDVVFSLNTLKEKGHPLILVQLRDFVKAEALDDATVAVIFAPNRARDVPLYVAGLPIFSKAYYAKRPFEESTTEIPLGSGPYKVGKYEINRYVEYERVKDWWAADLPVNRGSHNFDTVRYEFYRDRDVAFEGFTGKNYLYREEFTARIWATRYDFPAIKDGRVKRETLPDELPSGGQGWFFNTRRDKFKDPKVREAVINAFDFEWTNKTVMYGAYARTVSPFQNSDMVATGLPSPEELKLLEPFRGQVPNEVFGEPFVPPVSDGSGQDRQLLRKAQQLLQEAKLPVKDGKRLMPNGEIFAIEFLLDEPSFQPHHATFIKNLGQLGIEASIRLIDAVQYRARVEAFDFDVAIMRLSMSPTPGDSLRPYFTSHAAATKGSYNLAGVANPAIDALVDKAIGAETRADLTIACRALDRVFRAGRYWVPQWYRTNHPIAYWDLFAHPPKPARYTQGTGAPDNWWYDAAKAAKLEQAK comes from the coding sequence ATGGCGCTACTCAATCGCCGGCACGTGCTGGGTCTCGGTGTCGGCGCGCTGAGCGCTGTCGGCCTCAGACCGGCAGCCACCGCTTCCGAGGTGGGCACTGAAACCCACGGCATGTCGGTGTTCGGCGACCTGAAATACCCCGCCGACTTCAAGCATTTCGACTACGTCAATCCGCAAGCGCCGAAAGGCGGATTGTTTTCCACGATCCCGTCGACCCGTGCCTATAATCAGTCCTTCCAGACATTCAATTCCTTCAACGCCTTCATCCTCAAGGGCGAAGGCGCGAAGGGCATGGAGCTGACCTTTGACTCGCTGATGGCGCGCGCCAACGACGAGCCTGACGCGATGTACGGTCTCGCCGCAAAGTCGGTGTGGATCTCGCCTGACAAGTTGACCTACCGTTTCACGATGCGCCCCGAGGCGCGTTTTCATGACGGCTCGAAGATGACGGCGCATGACGTCGTCTTCTCGCTCAACACGCTGAAGGAAAAGGGTCATCCGCTGATCCTGGTACAGCTGCGCGACTTCGTGAAGGCCGAGGCGCTCGACGATGCGACGGTGGCCGTGATCTTCGCGCCAAACCGCGCCCGCGACGTCCCGCTCTATGTTGCAGGCCTGCCGATCTTCTCCAAAGCCTATTACGCGAAGCGCCCGTTCGAGGAATCGACCACCGAGATTCCGCTCGGCTCAGGGCCGTACAAGGTGGGAAAATATGAAATCAACCGCTACGTCGAATACGAACGGGTGAAGGATTGGTGGGCAGCCGATCTTCCCGTCAACCGCGGCAGCCACAATTTCGATACCGTGCGCTATGAGTTCTATCGCGACCGCGACGTGGCGTTCGAAGGCTTTACCGGCAAGAACTATCTCTACCGCGAGGAGTTCACCGCGCGCATCTGGGCGACGCGTTACGACTTTCCGGCGATCAAGGACGGCCGCGTCAAGCGCGAGACGCTACCGGATGAACTGCCGTCGGGTGGACAAGGCTGGTTCTTCAACACCCGCCGCGACAAGTTCAAAGACCCCAAAGTGCGCGAAGCGGTAATCAATGCGTTCGATTTCGAGTGGACCAACAAGACTGTGATGTACGGCGCCTATGCGCGCACGGTGTCGCCGTTCCAGAATTCGGACATGGTGGCGACCGGGCTGCCCTCCCCCGAAGAGCTGAAGCTGCTCGAGCCGTTCCGCGGGCAGGTGCCGAACGAGGTGTTCGGCGAGCCGTTCGTGCCACCGGTATCGGATGGATCGGGCCAGGATCGGCAATTGCTGCGCAAGGCGCAGCAATTGCTGCAGGAGGCAAAGCTTCCCGTCAAGGACGGCAAGCGGCTGATGCCGAACGGTGAGATCTTTGCGATCGAATTCCTGCTCGACGAGCCGTCGTTCCAGCCTCATCACGCGACCTTCATCAAAAATCTCGGTCAGCTCGGCATCGAAGCCAGCATCCGGTTGATTGACGCCGTGCAGTATCGCGCGCGGGTGGAGGCCTTCGATTTCGACGTCGCGATTATGCGCCTGAGCATGTCGCCCACGCCGGGCGACAGCCTGCGGCCGTACTTCACGTCGCACGCGGCTGCCACCAAGGGATCGTACAATCTGGCGGGAGTGGCCAATCCCGCGATCGATGCGCTGGTCGACAAGGCCATCGGCGCCGAAACGCGCGCCGATTTGACGATCGCGTGCCGCGCGCTCGATCGTGTGTTCCGGGCCGGCCGCTATTGGGTGCCGCAATGGTATCGCACCAACCACCCGATCGCCTATTGGGACCTGTTCGCGCATCCGCCAAAGCCGGCACGCTACACGCAAGGCACCGGTGCGCCCGACAATTGGTGGTATGACGCCGCCAAGGCCGCGAAGCTCGAACAGGCGAAGTAA
- a CDS encoding microcin C ABC transporter permease YejB — protein MTAYIARRILLMIPTLLGILFVSFVVVQFAPGGPVERVIAQLSGADTGGTSRVSGGGGDFGARGNQAGAAADAVGSKYRGAQGLDPDFIKKLEVQFGFDKPAPERFALMLWNFARFDFGKSYFRDVSVIQLIKEKLPVSMSLGIWMTLLTYLISIPLGIRKAVQDGSKFDTWTSGVIIIGFAIPGFLFAILLIVLFAGGSFFNVFPLRGLTSDGWAQFPWYWKIIDYFWHITLPLLSMALGAFATMSLLTKNSFLDEIRKQYVMTARAKGCSERQVLYNHIFRNAMLIVIAGFPSAFIHAFFSGSLLIETIFSLDGLGLLGFESVLNRDYPVVFGTLFIFSLVGLVVNLISDLAYMWIDPRIDFEAREV, from the coding sequence ATGACGGCCTATATCGCCCGCCGCATTCTCCTGATGATCCCGACGCTTCTGGGAATCCTGTTCGTCTCCTTTGTGGTCGTGCAGTTCGCGCCCGGAGGCCCGGTTGAACGGGTCATCGCGCAGCTCTCGGGCGCCGACACTGGCGGCACGTCGCGGGTATCGGGCGGCGGTGGCGATTTCGGCGCGCGCGGCAACCAGGCCGGCGCGGCGGCGGACGCCGTCGGTTCGAAATATCGCGGCGCGCAGGGGCTCGATCCTGACTTTATCAAGAAGCTCGAAGTCCAGTTTGGCTTCGACAAGCCGGCGCCCGAGCGTTTTGCGCTGATGTTGTGGAATTTCGCACGCTTCGATTTCGGCAAGAGCTATTTCCGCGATGTCAGCGTGATCCAGCTCATCAAGGAGAAGCTGCCGGTCTCGATGTCGCTCGGCATCTGGATGACGCTCCTGACCTACCTGATCTCGATCCCGCTCGGCATCCGAAAGGCTGTGCAGGACGGATCAAAGTTCGACACCTGGACCTCGGGCGTGATCATCATCGGCTTTGCGATCCCGGGATTTCTGTTCGCTATTCTCCTGATCGTGCTGTTCGCCGGCGGTTCGTTTTTCAACGTGTTTCCGCTGCGCGGCCTGACCTCGGACGGCTGGGCGCAGTTTCCCTGGTATTGGAAGATCATCGACTATTTCTGGCACATCACGCTGCCGCTGCTCTCGATGGCGCTCGGCGCCTTCGCCACCATGTCGCTGCTCACCAAGAACTCGTTCCTCGATGAGATCCGCAAGCAATATGTCATGACCGCGCGCGCCAAGGGCTGCAGCGAGCGGCAGGTCCTCTACAATCACATCTTCCGCAATGCGATGCTGATCGTGATCGCCGGCTTCCCGAGTGCGTTCATCCACGCCTTTTTCTCCGGCTCGCTGTTGATCGAAACCATCTTCTCGCTCGACGGCCTCGGCCTGCTCGGATTCGAAAGCGTGCTGAACCGCGATTACCCCGTGGTATTTGGAACACTGTTCATCTTTTCGCTGGTCGGTCTCGTGGTCAACCTGATCTCCGACCTCGCTTATATGTGGATCGATCCGAGGATCGATTTTGAGGCGAGGGAAGTCTGA
- a CDS encoding ABC transporter permease has translation MAMLAPQPVETTTQSPLGEVVPPVRHAFQPSPLNRRRWHNFKANRRGYWSFWVFAVLFVVSLFAELIANDRPFLIKYDGHLYWPAFVTYSETTFGGDFETAADYRDPYLQKQIAEKGGTVIWPLIRFSYHTHNLDLPTPAPSPPTWMLTEAQCKEVVQKKGLKGCSDLEYNWLGTDDQGRDVVARLIYGFRISVLFGLTLTIVSSIIGIAAGGVQGYFGGWIDLTFQRLIEVWTAIPSLYLLLILSSVLVPGFFVLLGILLLFSWVSLVGLVRAEFLRGRNFEYIQAARALGVSNPVIMFRHLLPNAMVATMTFLPFIVSSSVMTLTALDFLGFGLPPGSPSLGELLSQAKANVQAPWLGFTGFFSVAIMLSLLIFIGEAARDAFDPRKTFR, from the coding sequence ATGGCGATGCTCGCGCCCCAGCCGGTCGAAACCACCACGCAGTCACCGCTCGGCGAAGTCGTGCCGCCGGTGCGCCACGCCTTCCAGCCTTCGCCGCTCAATCGTCGCCGCTGGCATAATTTCAAGGCAAACCGCCGCGGCTACTGGTCGTTCTGGGTATTTGCGGTCCTGTTCGTGGTCTCGCTGTTTGCAGAGTTGATCGCCAACGACCGGCCGTTCCTGATCAAATATGACGGGCATCTCTACTGGCCCGCCTTCGTCACCTATTCCGAAACCACTTTCGGTGGCGACTTCGAGACCGCTGCCGACTATCGCGATCCCTACTTGCAGAAGCAGATCGCGGAAAAGGGTGGCACCGTCATCTGGCCGCTGATTCGCTTTTCCTACCACACCCATAATCTCGACCTGCCGACGCCGGCGCCGTCGCCGCCGACCTGGATGCTCACCGAAGCGCAGTGCAAGGAGGTCGTGCAGAAAAAGGGCCTCAAGGGCTGCAGCGACCTCGAATACAACTGGCTCGGCACCGACGACCAGGGCCGCGACGTCGTGGCGCGGCTGATCTATGGTTTTCGCATTTCGGTGCTGTTCGGCCTGACGCTGACGATTGTCTCCTCGATCATCGGCATCGCGGCCGGCGGCGTGCAGGGCTATTTCGGCGGCTGGATCGATCTGACCTTCCAGCGGCTGATCGAGGTCTGGACTGCCATTCCTTCGCTGTATCTGCTGCTGATTCTGTCCTCGGTGCTGGTGCCGGGCTTCTTTGTCCTGCTCGGCATCTTGCTGTTGTTCTCCTGGGTGTCCCTGGTCGGGCTGGTGCGCGCCGAGTTCCTGCGCGGACGAAATTTTGAATATATCCAGGCGGCGCGGGCGCTCGGCGTTTCAAATCCGGTGATCATGTTCCGTCACCTGTTGCCGAACGCGATGGTCGCGACGATGACGTTCCTGCCCTTCATTGTGTCGTCCTCGGTGATGACGCTGACGGCGCTGGATTTTCTCGGCTTCGGCCTGCCGCCCGGTTCGCCGTCGCTCGGCGAATTGCTGTCGCAAGCAAAGGCAAACGTGCAGGCGCCCTGGCTCGGTTTCACCGGCTTCTTCTCGGTCGCAATCATGCTGTCGCTTTTGATCTTCATCGGCGAAGCCGCGCGCGACGCCTTCGATCCGCGCAAGACGTTCAGGTAG
- a CDS encoding ABC transporter ATP-binding protein, translating into MDAINQPLLDVRDLSVAFGNTLAVDQVSFSVKRGECVALVGESGSGKSVSALSILKLLPYPGASHPSGNIRFRGRELLTAAESEMREIRGNDISIIFQEPMTSLNPLHTIEAQIGEILLLHSGISGQTARARTLELLTQVGIPDPETRLKSYPHQLSGGQRQRVMIAMALANEPDLLIADEPTTALDVTVQAQILALLAEIRSRLGMSMLFITHDLGIVRRIADVVCVMNSGKIVEQGPVEEVFTAPKHAYTRALLAAEPKPDPAPPRPNEPVVMSADNLKVWFPIKRGLLRSTVGHIKAVDGVSIAVRKGETLGVVGESGSGKTTLGLALLRLISSDGPIVFLGNNIQGLRFKAMLPFRRDMQIVFQDPFGALSPRMSVGDIVAEGLSVHQKSLSYEERETRVVKALRDVGLDPETRFRYPHEFSGGQRQRISIARAVVLEPNFVVLDEPTSALDMLFQAQMVDLLRELQRKRDLTYMFISHDLRVVASLASHLIVMRHGKVVEEGPAAELFKNPKSDYTRALFAAAFRIEAVPEA; encoded by the coding sequence ATGGACGCTATCAATCAGCCCCTGCTCGATGTCCGCGACCTCTCGGTGGCGTTCGGCAACACGCTCGCGGTCGATCAGGTCTCGTTTTCCGTCAAGCGCGGCGAATGCGTGGCCCTCGTCGGCGAGTCCGGCTCCGGAAAGTCCGTCAGCGCATTGTCGATCCTGAAGCTGTTGCCGTATCCGGGCGCCTCGCATCCCTCTGGCAACATCCGCTTCCGCGGCCGCGAGCTATTGACCGCGGCGGAAAGCGAGATGCGCGAGATCCGCGGCAACGACATCTCGATCATCTTTCAGGAGCCGATGACCTCGCTCAATCCGCTGCACACGATCGAGGCGCAGATTGGCGAGATTCTGCTCCTGCACAGCGGCATTAGCGGACAGACGGCGCGGGCGCGGACGCTGGAGCTCCTGACGCAGGTCGGCATTCCCGATCCCGAAACCCGGCTGAAGAGCTATCCGCATCAACTGTCCGGCGGCCAGCGCCAGCGCGTCATGATCGCGATGGCGCTCGCCAACGAGCCGGACCTTTTGATCGCGGACGAGCCCACCACCGCGCTCGATGTCACCGTGCAGGCCCAGATCCTGGCGCTGCTCGCCGAAATCAGGTCGCGGCTCGGCATGAGCATGCTGTTCATCACCCATGACCTCGGCATCGTCCGCCGCATCGCCGACGTCGTCTGCGTGATGAATTCGGGCAAGATCGTCGAGCAGGGACCGGTCGAAGAGGTCTTCACCGCGCCGAAACATGCCTATACCCGCGCGCTGCTTGCGGCAGAGCCGAAGCCGGATCCGGCGCCGCCGCGGCCCAACGAGCCGGTGGTGATGTCGGCCGACAATCTCAAGGTCTGGTTTCCGATCAAGCGCGGGCTGTTGCGCTCGACCGTCGGTCATATCAAGGCGGTGGATGGCGTCAGCATCGCGGTGCGCAAGGGCGAGACGCTCGGCGTTGTCGGCGAATCCGGCTCGGGCAAGACCACGCTGGGGCTGGCGCTGCTCCGGCTGATTTCCTCTGATGGCCCGATCGTGTTCCTCGGCAACAACATCCAGGGCCTGCGCTTCAAGGCTATGCTGCCGTTCCGCCGCGACATGCAGATCGTGTTTCAGGACCCGTTCGGCGCGCTGAGCCCGCGCATGTCGGTCGGCGATATCGTCGCCGAGGGATTGAGCGTGCATCAGAAGTCGCTGTCGTATGAGGAGCGCGAGACGCGCGTCGTCAAGGCGCTGCGAGACGTCGGCCTCGATCCGGAAACGCGCTTCCGCTATCCGCATGAATTCTCCGGCGGCCAGCGCCAGCGTATCTCGATCGCGCGCGCGGTGGTGCTGGAGCCGAATTTCGTCGTGCTGGACGAGCCGACCTCAGCGCTCGACATGCTGTTCCAGGCGCAGATGGTCGACCTGTTGCGCGAGTTGCAGCGCAAGCGCGACCTGACCTACATGTTCATCTCGCACGATCTGCGCGTCGTGGCTTCGCTGGCGAGCCACCTGATCGTGATGCGCCACGGCAAGGTGGTGGAGGAGGGGCCCGCCGCGGAGCTCTTCAAGAACCCGAAGAGCGACTACACCCGCGCCCTGTTCGCCGCCGCGTTCCGGATCGAGGCCGTGCCGGAGGCGTAG
- a CDS encoding NlpC/P60 family protein, with translation MDDPRLTPARPEVAAKYLEGKVKAARFVVGEEFGVRDAIAPMREGPAADAMLSTQALKGERVTIYDHNGEGFAWGQLNSDGYVGWIPDAALTKPAAAPTHKITALRTFAFPGPSIKLPPVETLSLGARVTVAREDGAFAVTDEGWYLPRRHVGSLDAMEKDFVAVAEGFVGTPYLWGGKSSLGIDCSGLIQVSLNAAGTGCPRDSDMQQDGLGRTLDAAEAKRLQRGDLIFWKGHVAIVRDADTIVHANAHHMATVIENTQEAIARIKAVGSEVTAIKRL, from the coding sequence ATGGATGATCCGCGCCTGACGCCGGCACGGCCCGAAGTCGCCGCGAAATATCTCGAAGGCAAGGTGAAGGCCGCGCGCTTCGTCGTGGGCGAGGAATTTGGCGTGCGCGATGCCATCGCGCCAATGCGCGAGGGACCTGCTGCGGATGCCATGCTGTCGACGCAAGCGCTGAAGGGCGAGCGCGTCACCATCTACGACCACAACGGCGAGGGCTTTGCCTGGGGGCAACTGAACAGCGACGGCTATGTCGGCTGGATTCCGGATGCGGCGCTGACAAAGCCTGCGGCCGCGCCGACGCACAAGATCACCGCTTTGCGGACGTTCGCGTTCCCGGGCCCGTCGATCAAGCTGCCGCCGGTCGAGACGCTTTCTTTGGGTGCGCGCGTAACGGTTGCCCGTGAAGACGGCGCGTTCGCCGTCACGGACGAAGGCTGGTATCTGCCGCGACGGCATGTCGGCAGCCTCGACGCGATGGAAAAGGATTTCGTCGCGGTCGCCGAAGGTTTCGTCGGCACGCCCTATCTGTGGGGCGGCAAGAGCTCGCTCGGCATCGATTGCTCCGGCCTCATCCAGGTTTCACTGAACGCCGCCGGCACCGGCTGCCCGCGCGACAGCGATATGCAGCAGGATGGGCTCGGTCGAACACTCGACGCAGCCGAGGCGAAGCGATTACAACGCGGCGACCTGATTTTTTGGAAAGGCCACGTCGCCATCGTCCGCGACGCCGACACCATCGTGCACGCCAACGCGCATCACATGGCGACCGTGATCGAGAACACCCAAGAGGCAATTGCGCGGATCAAGGCGGTCGGCAGCGAGGTCACGGCGATCAAGCGGTTGTAG